Below is a genomic region from Microbacterium sp. LWO12-1.2.
TCGCGGTAGTCGGCGGTCTTCGGGATCACGAGGAGATGCACGGGCGCCTGCGGCGCGATGTCGCGCACGGCGAACAGCCGATCGGTCTCACCGATGATCTCGGCAGGGATCTCCCCGGTCAGGATGCGCGTGAAGATCGAGGGTTCCGTCATGGGATCAAGTCTACTGACCGCTGTGTGCAGCGTGCGTGGCGTCGCTCACCAACGGCCGAGCGCCACCGACAGCACCGCGATCGCCGCGGGCCCCGCTGTGGAGGTGCGCAGCACGGTATCGCCGAGCAGCGCACGCTCGGCTCCGGCGTCCGTGAGACGGGTCAACTCCTCTGGGGCGATGCCGCCCTCCGGCCCCACCACCAGCACGAGGTCGCGACCGTCGGAGACGATCTCGGACAGCCTTCCGGTCGCGGTCGGATCCATCAGCAGCACGCGTTGCGTCGCGGCCCTCTCCGCGAGCTGCGCTGTCGTGACGGGCGCAGCGACCTCAGGAACCCAGGCACGATGGGCCTGCTTCGCGGCCTCTCGCACGATCGATGCCCAGCGTTCACGACCCTTCACCGCTTTGGCGCCTTCCCAGCGGGAGATGCTCCGGCTCGCTTGCCAGGGCACGATCTCGTCGACGCCGAGTTCACACGCCGCCTGCACCGCCAATTCGTCGCGGTCGCCCTTGGCGAGAGCCTGGACGAGCACGATGCGCGGGGTCGGGGCCGGATGCTCCGCACGCTCCGAGATCCGCACGTCGACCTGCGCCGGAGACACCCCCTCGGCGACACCGGAGAGCCAGACTCCCTCACCGTCACCGATCGTGATCGCTTCTCCGACCCGCAGCCGACGCACGACCGCGGCATGCTTCGCCTCGGCGCCGGTCAGCGACACGATGTCTCCGACGGCAGCGTCCGACGCCGACTCGAGCAGGAAGTGCAGGGCCATCAGTCAGTGCTGTCCGCGGAACCGGTCGCGCAGCTTCGAGAACAGTCCCTGCTGGAACTGGGCGAGCTGCGGGCCCGGGGCCTTCGCCTTCTTCGCGAAGTCCTCGATCAGCGCGCGCTGCGCCGAGTCGAGCTTCGTCGGCGTCACGACCTGCACGCCCACGCGGAGGTCGCCGCGCTGGGTGCCGCGGAGCGGAGTGATCCCACGCCCTTTGATCGTCAGCACGTCTCCGGACTGCACACCGGGGCGGATCTCGAGGTCCACCTCGCCGTCCAGCCCTTGGATCGCGGTCTCGGTGCCGAGGATCGCGTCGGTCATCGACACCTCGAGCGTCGCGAGCAGGTCATCGCCGTCACGGCTGAACGCGGCGTGCGGGTTCACGGTGACCTCGACGTACAGATCCCCGTTGGGGCCGCCGGCCTTGCCGACCTCACCCGAACCGGGGAGCTGCAGGCGCAGACCGGTCTCGACGCCGGCCGGGATGTCGAGCGACACGGTGCGCCGCGAGCGGACACGCCCCTGGCCGCCACAGGTTCCACACGGGTACGGGATCGTGGTGCCGTAGCCCTCGCATGTACCGCAGGGCTGCGAGGTGACGACATTGCCGAGCAGACTGCGCACCTGGCGCTGCACGTGGCCGGAGCCGCCGCAGATGTCGCAGGTGACGGGCGATGTGCCCTCTTGGCAGCACGAACCCTGACAGGTCTCACACAGCACGGCCGTGTCGACGTCGATGTCACGGTGGGCGCCGAACACGACGTCGCCGAGGTCGAGCGTCACGCGCACGAGGGCATCCTGGCCGCGCTCACGACGCGAGCGCGGCCGTCCGCCGCGTCCGCCGCCCTGTGCGGCTCCGAAGAACGTCTCGAAGATGTCGCCGAAGCCGCCGAACCCTCCGAAGTTCCCGGCCGCACCGTCTCCGCCGCCCATGTCGTAGCGACGGCGCGACTCGTCGTCGCTGAGCACGTCGTACGCGTGGGTGACGAGCTTGAACTGCTCTGCGGCGTCCTCCCCCGGATTCACATCCGGGTGCAGCTGCCGTGCCAGGCGTCGGTACGCCTTCTTGATCTCATCGATGGAAGCGTCCCGGGACACCCCGAGAACCTCATAGTGGTCCGCCACAATCGCCTTTCTGCGTGTGTCTGTCGTCTGGGAGCCGCGTGTCAGCGACTCGCCTCGTCCTCATCGAGCATCCGCGTCAGATAACGGGCGACCGCCCGCGCTGCCGCGAGATTGCTCGGATAATCCATGCGCGTCGGTCCCATCACACCGACACGAGCCATCCCGCTGGGGGCGGCGTAGTTGCTCGCGACGATCGACGCCTCACCGAGACCGAACGGCGCATTCTCCGTGCCGATGCTGGCCGCGAGGCCGTGCTCGTCGGTCACCATCTCGCTCATCAGCCGCAACAGGGTCACCTGCTCCTCGATCGCCTCGAGCAGCGGATGGATGCTGCCGCGGAAGTCCTGCTCACGGCGGGCGAGCGTGGCCGCGCCTGCCATGACGAGCTTCTCCTGACGGAACTCGCCCAGCTCGTCGATCACGATCGCGGCGAGCGTGCGCAATGCCGCATCGTTCGGGGTGTCGACGGTGGCGAGAAGGTTCTGCAGGCGGTCTGCGGCGTCACTCACGGCACGACCGGTGATCAATGCGGACAGCCGCGCGCGCAGCAGAGCCAGGTCCGCCTCGTCGACCTCGACCGGAAGCGGGGCCATCCGCTGCGAGACACCGCCGGCGTCGGTCACGAGAACGATCAGGAGCCTGTTGGGCGCCAACGCGACGAGTTCGAGGTGCGTGAGGTGCGCACGGGCGAAGGAGGGGTACTGGGCCAGCGCCACCTGGCCGGTGAGCTGGGTGAGCACACGCACGGTGCGCGCCATCAGATCGTCGAGATCGGAGGGCTCGGCGAGGAACGACTCGATCGCTGAACGCTGCGCCGCTGACATCGGTCGGAGCTGGGCGAGATGGTTGACGAAGACGCGATAGCCCTTGTCCGTCGGCACCCGGCCTGAAGAGGTGTGCGGAGCGGTGATCAGCTCCTCGTCCTCGAGAAGAGCCATGTCGTTGCGGATCGTGGCCGCGGACACCCCGAACGAATGCCTGTCGACGATCGAGCGACTGCCGACGGGTTCATGGGTCTCGACGTAGTCCTGCACGATCGCGCGGAGAACCTGGAGTCCTCGCTCTGTGACCATCGACTTCTCCTTCCGCTGGCACTCGGATACTCAGAGTGCCAATTCTACCGGTGCGCGGAGCATTCCGCCCGTCTCACCCGTCGAGTCTCTCGTGCGCCGCTCCTTCGAGGCGGTTCGCGACCAGCGCGGCACGCAGCTGTGCGGCGCCTTCCGGCATCGTCGCCTCCATCCCGGTGAGCGTCAGGACGCGTCCGAGGCGGTAGTCCACGGTGTTCGGGTGCACGTGGAGCGCCGCCGCCGCCGCACGCCGATCGCCGCCGGATGCGAGGTACGCGTCGACCGTCTGCAGGAGTTCATCGCTCACGCCGTCGATCCGCCGGGCGAGCATTGCCCTTCCTGGCCCAGGTCGCGCGCTCTGGTACTCCAGAAGCAGGTCGCTCAGCGTGTGGACCGCACCTTCGCCACGGATCGCGAGAGCGATCTCGAGCAGTTCCTCCGCCACGAGGAGTGCGTCGGCGATCTCCGACACCCCCGCTTCCATCCATGCGCCTGTGCAGTGGGACCCGAATCCCGCGTGCAGGGCGCGCCGCAGGTCACCGACGGTGTCGCCTCCCTCACGCAGTGGCACGAGGGCCGTCCCACCGGCGGCCCCGAGGACGGCCAGCACCTCGCCGCGGGCCACGGAGTCGATCGCCGATCGGAGTCGCTGCGTCTCCCGTCGGGCGACGACGTCACCGGGCGAGGATTCCTCGGTTCGACGGAGCCGGACGACGAGGATGCCGTATCGCGACGCGAGGGTTCGGCCCGAGCGGTGCGCCTCGCCTTCGGCATCACCTCCCTGGGTGAGAGCGGTGAAGATCGCGAAACGGGCGTCTCTCTCGCCCAGTCGGGACACGGTCCAGGTCTGTTCGAAGTCTGCGGCGAGCGCGGAGGTGATCCGCTCCAGGTGCAGGAACAGCAGTCGGGCGCATTCGGCGAGCGCGGGAGCATCCGTCTCCTCCGCGGCGGCGCGCAATCGATCCCAGATGACCGCCACACCGCGGTGGTAGGCGGCGACGACGGAGGCGAAGGACGACCCCTCCTCGAATCGTCGTACCGCAGATGCCCGCAGCAGTTCGTCGTCGTGCGGTCGCCCTGTCAATGAGTCGGCAGCGGCCTGCAGACTGTGCTCGACTGCCCAGCGGATGTCGGCGGCGTGAGAGGCGTCGCCCGTTCCGTGCTGTTCCGGGTTGGTGGGTGCGATGGCGGCGATGATCCGATCGATGATCTCGCGGTTCCCGAGCAGGAGGTCGCGCACGCTCGTTCCCCCGAGCGCGAGGTCGGTGGTTGTCATAGATCACAAACTAGTCTCCCGAAACTCCGGACGGAGACCACTACTGGCGGATGGAACATGTGATCGAACATGAAAAGACGTCCCCTCCGTACCTGAAAGGTCGATGATGACCACTGTTTCCGCCCCCGCCTCGACGAAGAGCGATGTGCGCGCTGTCGAGAAGATCGGCTACTTCGCCGCGAACTTCGGCAACATCATCCTGAGCACGGTGATCAGCTCTTTCCTGCTGATCTATCTGACTGATCACGTCGGCATCAACGCCGCGGCCGTCGGCACGCTCCTCCTCGTCGCGCGTCTGGTCGACGGTGCGACGGACCCCATCATGGGGTACCTCGTCGACCATCTCCCCCGTACCTCCTGGGGCAGGTTCCGCAGCTATCTGCTCATCGGGGGCGCGGTCGGAGCCGTGGCGTTCGTCGCACTGTTCCTCGCCCCCGGTTTCGTGGGTGCGTCGCTGGTCGCCGCCTGGATCACGTACTTGATCTGGGGTCTGGCTTTCGACCTGATGGACATCCCCCTGAACGCGCTGCTCCCGGCGATGAGTGCCTCCCCCCGATCGCGCGGACAGCTCGCCGCGATCAAGGGCACGACCTACTTGATCGGCACCCTCGTGGTGATCGGCGTCTCCCTGCCGGTGGTCGCTCTCCTCGGCGGCGGTGCACTGGGCTGGCAGGTGTACGTCGTCATCATCGCCGCCGTCTCCTTCGCCCTCACTGCCACCGGTGCGCTTCTGGTGCGGGAGCGGGTGGCGCCGTCCACCGCGGAGCCCTACCGCTTCTCGGATGCGAAGGCGCTCTTCCTCTCCAGTCGCGCCGTTCCCGTGCTGCTCGTGTCGAAGCTCGCCACGAGTGCCGCCAACGCCGCGCTGATGGCCGGCATCCCGTTCTTCTTCACCTACTACGCCGGAAGCGCGGGGCTCGTCAGTGCCGTCGCCCTGGTGATGGTCGTGCCGATGATGCTCGGCAGCATCTCCGGTCCCCTGCTCGGGCAGCGCATCGGCTTCAAGCCCGTGTACCTGAGCAGCCTTGTGGTCGCGGGGCTGGGCATCGGGTCTATCCTGCTGCTCCCCGGCCTGGAGGGCCCCGCCTACCTGATCTGCTTCGGTGTGGCCGGACTCGGATTCGGCGGGGCGGTGGCACTGAACTATGCGATGCTCGCCGAGCTCACCGACTTCGTGGAACTCAAGGGCGGATTCCGCACGGAGGGCACTCTCGCCTCGATCGGCTCCTTCGCGGCGAAGGCAGGGTCGGGCATCGGCGGGGCACTGATCGCCTATGTGCTCGCGTTCTCCGGCTACGTCGCCGGAGCGGAGCAGTCCCCCGAGGCACTGGCCGGCATCGCACTGGCTCAGGGCGGTGTCCCGGCAGCGCTGGTCGTCATCGGCGGCCTGGTCTTCCTCGCCTATCCCATCACCCGCACGGTCGCGGCAGAGACGCGCGCCGCCCTGAACGAGAGGAACGGCGTTCGATGACCGCCCACTGGCCCGCGGCCCACCCGCCCCGACGATGGCAGGGAGAGTGGATCTGGACCGCTCGGTCGGGGCTCCTGGCTCCTGGCCCGGCAGAGCCGATCGGCGCCCATGATCCGCGACAGTTCGATCAGCGCATCCTCCTGCGCCGTGAGTTCTCGCTCGAGGTGGCTCCCCGCGTGGCCACACTGTTCGCGACCGCCGACGCGCGCTACGTCGCATTTGTGAACGGAGAACGCGTCGGCGCAGGGCCAGGCCGCCATGATTCCGACTCGTTGACCTACGACGAATGGGACATCGCGCCTCTCCTTCGCCACGGTCGCAACGTGATCACGGCGATGGCGCGCTTCTACGGCGATGCGAATCCGTGGTGGGCTCCGTCTCGGGCGTCTCACACCATGGGCGGCGGCGCCTTCGCCGCAGAGCTGGAGATCGACGGGAATGTGGTCGTCGCGACAGACGAGAGCTGGCTCGTGACCGACTGCGATGCCTGGACCATCGCACGCCCACAGGGGTTGCTCGCGTCGCAGCCCGCCGAGCTGTTCGATGCGCGCCGGTTCGATGCGGCGTGGACGATGCCGGACGCCGACGTCGAATCGTGGGAGCCGGCGCGGGTGATCGGCGAGCAGTCCGTCATCGGTCCGCGCGGGCGCACCACTCCGGGCGGGGAACCCTACGGCGTGCTCCTGCCCTCACGGCGCCCGCAGACGACAGGTGCCAGGGTGGACCTCCCGAGGTCCGCACTCACCCGCAGCGGATCGTCGCTGGCCGCCGAATCGACGACCACGCTGGTCGACGTTCTCGCTGCCGACATCAGCGCCGGAGCCATCACGGTCATCGACGCTGGACGCATCGTGAGCGGTCGTCTGCGGCTGACCTTCTCCGGTGCGGCAGGAGACATCGTGCGCGGCGGGCTCCTGGAAGCGGTGGGCACTGCCGCGTTCGAGAGCGCCGCGCCGCTGCAGATCGTGCTGAAGGACGGCGAGACCGTGTTCGAGCCCTTCGACACCGTGGGTGGGCGCTACCTCGTCCTCACCGCCTCGTCCGACTCCGGGGAACTGCCTCAGCTTCTTCGTGCGGAGGTGCACGAAGCGCACCGCCCGCGGCAGGGCGCGCACTTCGCGTGCAGCGATCAGGAACTGCAGCGGATTGTCGACGTCTCGCTGCGCACGGTCGATCTGAGCGCCGTCGACGCGTACATCGACTGCCCCACCCGGGAGCAACGCGCCTGGACCGGTGACTCGATCGTGCACCAGAGCGTCGATCTGGTCGCGAACGCCGACTGGTCGCTCGCCGCGTGGAACCCTGCGCTGCTGTCGCGGGCACGCCCAGAAGGGATCCTGCCGATGGCGGCAGCCGGCGACTTCGCCTCGCCCCGCATCCCGACCATCCCGGACTGGTCTCTGCACTGGGTCGCCAGCGTGCACAATCTGTACCGCTACACGGGAGATTTCACGCTGGTCGCACCGCTGCTGCCCACCGTGGAGTCCGTCCTGCGCTGGTTCCTCCCCTATCTTCGGGACGGGGTACTGACCGACGTCCCCGGGTGGGTGCTCATCGACTGGTCCCCTGTGCAGGTCGAGGGATCCAGCGCC
It encodes:
- a CDS encoding 16S rRNA (uracil(1498)-N(3))-methyltransferase, translated to MALHFLLESASDAAVGDIVSLTGAEAKHAAVVRRLRVGEAITIGDGEGVWLSGVAEGVSPAQVDVRISERAEHPAPTPRIVLVQALAKGDRDELAVQAACELGVDEIVPWQASRSISRWEGAKAVKGRERWASIVREAAKQAHRAWVPEVAAPVTTAQLAERAATQRVLLMDPTATGRLSEIVSDGRDLVLVVGPEGGIAPEELTRLTDAGAERALLGDTVLRTSTAGPAAIAVLSVALGRW
- the dnaJ gene encoding molecular chaperone DnaJ, yielding MADHYEVLGVSRDASIDEIKKAYRRLARQLHPDVNPGEDAAEQFKLVTHAYDVLSDDESRRRYDMGGGDGAAGNFGGFGGFGDIFETFFGAAQGGGRGGRPRSRRERGQDALVRVTLDLGDVVFGAHRDIDVDTAVLCETCQGSCCQEGTSPVTCDICGGSGHVQRQVRSLLGNVVTSQPCGTCEGYGTTIPYPCGTCGGQGRVRSRRTVSLDIPAGVETGLRLQLPGSGEVGKAGGPNGDLYVEVTVNPHAAFSRDGDDLLATLEVSMTDAILGTETAIQGLDGEVDLEIRPGVQSGDVLTIKGRGITPLRGTQRGDLRVGVQVVTPTKLDSAQRALIEDFAKKAKAPGPQLAQFQQGLFSKLRDRFRGQH
- the hrcA gene encoding heat-inducible transcriptional repressor HrcA, which translates into the protein MVTERGLQVLRAIVQDYVETHEPVGSRSIVDRHSFGVSAATIRNDMALLEDEELITAPHTSSGRVPTDKGYRVFVNHLAQLRPMSAAQRSAIESFLAEPSDLDDLMARTVRVLTQLTGQVALAQYPSFARAHLTHLELVALAPNRLLIVLVTDAGGVSQRMAPLPVEVDEADLALLRARLSALITGRAVSDAADRLQNLLATVDTPNDAALRTLAAIVIDELGEFRQEKLVMAGAATLARREQDFRGSIHPLLEAIEEQVTLLRLMSEMVTDEHGLAASIGTENAPFGLGEASIVASNYAAPSGMARVGVMGPTRMDYPSNLAAARAVARYLTRMLDEDEASR
- a CDS encoding PucR family transcriptional regulator, which gives rise to MTTTDLALGGTSVRDLLLGNREIIDRIIAAIAPTNPEQHGTGDASHAADIRWAVEHSLQAAADSLTGRPHDDELLRASAVRRFEEGSSFASVVAAYHRGVAVIWDRLRAAAEETDAPALAECARLLFLHLERITSALAADFEQTWTVSRLGERDARFAIFTALTQGGDAEGEAHRSGRTLASRYGILVVRLRRTEESSPGDVVARRETQRLRSAIDSVARGEVLAVLGAAGGTALVPLREGGDTVGDLRRALHAGFGSHCTGAWMEAGVSEIADALLVAEELLEIALAIRGEGAVHTLSDLLLEYQSARPGPGRAMLARRIDGVSDELLQTVDAYLASGGDRRAAAAALHVHPNTVDYRLGRVLTLTGMEATMPEGAAQLRAALVANRLEGAAHERLDG
- a CDS encoding MFS transporter, whose translation is MTTVSAPASTKSDVRAVEKIGYFAANFGNIILSTVISSFLLIYLTDHVGINAAAVGTLLLVARLVDGATDPIMGYLVDHLPRTSWGRFRSYLLIGGAVGAVAFVALFLAPGFVGASLVAAWITYLIWGLAFDLMDIPLNALLPAMSASPRSRGQLAAIKGTTYLIGTLVVIGVSLPVVALLGGGALGWQVYVVIIAAVSFALTATGALLVRERVAPSTAEPYRFSDAKALFLSSRAVPVLLVSKLATSAANAALMAGIPFFFTYYAGSAGLVSAVALVMVVPMMLGSISGPLLGQRIGFKPVYLSSLVVAGLGIGSILLLPGLEGPAYLICFGVAGLGFGGAVALNYAMLAELTDFVELKGGFRTEGTLASIGSFAAKAGSGIGGALIAYVLAFSGYVAGAEQSPEALAGIALAQGGVPAALVVIGGLVFLAYPITRTVAAETRAALNERNGVR
- a CDS encoding alpha-L-rhamnosidase N-terminal domain-containing protein; this translates as MTAHWPAAHPPRRWQGEWIWTARSGLLAPGPAEPIGAHDPRQFDQRILLRREFSLEVAPRVATLFATADARYVAFVNGERVGAGPGRHDSDSLTYDEWDIAPLLRHGRNVITAMARFYGDANPWWAPSRASHTMGGGAFAAELEIDGNVVVATDESWLVTDCDAWTIARPQGLLASQPAELFDARRFDAAWTMPDADVESWEPARVIGEQSVIGPRGRTTPGGEPYGVLLPSRRPQTTGARVDLPRSALTRSGSSLAAESTTTLVDVLAADISAGAITVIDAGRIVSGRLRLTFSGAAGDIVRGGLLEAVGTAAFESAAPLQIVLKDGETVFEPFDTVGGRYLVLTASSDSGELPQLLRAEVHEAHRPRQGAHFACSDQELQRIVDVSLRTVDLSAVDAYIDCPTREQRAWTGDSIVHQSVDLVANADWSLAAWNPALLSRARPEGILPMAAAGDFASPRIPTIPDWSLHWVASVHNLYRYTGDFTLVAPLLPTVESVLRWFLPYLRDGVLTDVPGWVLIDWSPVQVEGSSAALTALWARALRQFSDIAGGLGDEGRAAWADRVWSEIEAGFEVFWDAERQAYRDNILPDGARGRSVSEHVAATAFLAGLVPASRHAAIQTLLADRESIFTRSPLADHGADSLGPSSGAPVWRRDAPDWDTESRVVGAQPFFRAIVHDAVAALGGALQPLYRDWTRLLASGPTALRECWEGGSYCHGWSATVARDVIVHTLGVTPAEPGYRAARIAPRLECLDWAEARVPTPHGDIVLRVEPALLVLDTPVPAHIDWNGHVAALPAGSHRIARDLR